A single window of Channa argus isolate prfri chromosome 10, Channa argus male v1.0, whole genome shotgun sequence DNA harbors:
- the slc26a2 gene encoding sulfate transporter, producing MNHGNDCYGATEEGAESGQQQPLILERVPKDAGKSWQTVASHRLKKHCLCTPAEAKSRILGFFPILKWLPHYRLRDWLLGDAMSGLIVGTLLVPQSIAYSLLASQDPIYGLYTSFFSSIIYALLGTSRHISVGIFGVLCLLVGQVVDRELALAGFLTESSSVGSDNSTVLFAGQGNGSLGLECDRSCYAITVAATLTFTAGVYQVLMGLFQVGFISVYLSDSLLSGFATGASLTILTSQIKYLLGLKIPRPQGWFTLFKTWSSLLINLADTNICDLVTSLVCLLILIPTKEFNERFKAKLKAPIPFELFVVIIATLASHFGHFNTEYGSGVAGDIPTGFLPPRLPAWSLIPNVAVDAFSIAIVGFAITVSLSELFAKKHGYTVDANQEMYAIGFCNILPSFFLCFSTSAALTKTLVKESTGCHTQMSGLVSAVVLLLVLLVISPLFYSLQKCVLAAIIVVNLRGALRKFTDIPRMWRVSRVDTSIWLITMASSAMVNTELGLLVGVLVSVFCILGRTQQVQVLELGRATTREHYEDLLSYHGLETHPGLAVFRYEAPIYYANQSLFKKSLYKCVGLDPVKEKSMRIKFKKKSKQQKEVTGCSNMNSDKEDAHKEEEIEATANVTLMLNEKASRSLHSIVIDCSAVVFLDTAGVNALKEVRRDYEELGVRVVLAHCNISVLDILDRGGYYPDKKQGGTVDNKMIFFTIADAVHYTQSLSAPNGDCDTKQ from the exons ATGAATCATGGCAATGACTGCTATGGAGCGACTGAAGAAGGAGCAGAGAGTGGCCAGCAGCAGCCACTCATTCTGGAAAGAGTTCCAAAAGACGCAGGAAAAAGCTGGCAGACTGTGGCGTCACATCGGCTGAAGAAACACTGCTTGTGCACACCGGCGGAGGCAAAATCCAGAATACTAGGCTTCTTTCCAATCCTTAAATGGCTACCACACTACAGGCTCAGGGACTGGCTTCTAGGCGACGCAATGTCAGGACTGATTGTTGGAACACTGTTGGTCCCCCAGTCCATAGCCTACTCCTTATTAGCTAGCCAGGACCCCATTTATGGTCTCTATACGTCGTTCTTCTCCTCTATTATTTATGCCTTGCTAGGCACTTCCAGACACATCTCAGTGGGAATTTTTGGGGTGCTCTGTCTGCTTGTGGGCCAAGTTGTGGACAGGGAATTAGCTTTGGCAGGGTTCCTCACAGAAAGCAGTAGCGTCGGAAGTGACAACAGCACTGTCCTGTTTGCTGGCCAGGGGAACGGCAGTCTCGGGCTGGAGTGTGACAGAAGCTGCTATGCGATCACGGTGGCGGCTACACTTACCTTTACTGCCGGAGTTTACCAG GTGCTAATGGGCCTTTTCCAGGTAGGCTTCATCTCAGTCTACCTCTCCGACTCCCTTCTCAGTGGCTTCGCTACAGGAGCCTCCCTGACaatcctcacttcccagatcaAGTACCTTCTGGGTCTGAAGATCCCCAGGCCCCAGGGCTGGTTTACTCTATTCAAGACCTGGTCCAGCCTGCTCATCAACCTGGCAGATACTAACATTTGTGACTTGGTGACCAGTTTGGTGTGTTTGCTGATACTAATTCCTACCAAGGAATTTAACGAGCGCTTCAAAGCCAAGCTGAAG GCACCAATTCCCTTTGAGCTCTTTGTGGTGATAATTGCAACTCTGGCTTCTCACTTCGGCCACTTCAACACCGAGTATGGATCAGGTGTGGCTGGTGACATCCCCACAGGCTTTCTCCCTCCCCGGTTGCCCGCGTGGTCCCTTATCCCCAACGTGGCTGTTGACGCCTTCTCCATCGCTATTGTGGGATTTGCCATCACGGTCTCGCTGTCTGAATTGTTTGCCAAGAAGCATGGCTACACAGTGGATGCAAACCAGGAGATGTATGCCATTGGCTTCTGCAACATCTTGCcgtcttttttcctttgtttctccaCCAGCGCAGCTTTAACTAAGACTCTTGTTAAGGAGTCAACAGGGTGCCACACTCAGATGTCCGGGCTGGTCAGTGCCGTCGTCCTGCTGCTGGTGCTTCTGGTCATCTCTCCACTCTTCTATTCCCTTCAGAA GTGTGTGCTGGCCGCCATCATCGTGGTCAACCTCCGTGGTGCTCTACGAAAGTTCACAGACATTCCCAGAATGTGGCGTGTCAGTCGTGTTGATACCTCCATCTGGTTGATAACCATGGCAAGCTCAGCAATGGTCAACACAGAGCTAGGTCTCCTTGTAGGGGTTTTGGTGTCAGTCTTCTGCATCCTGGGGCGAACCCAGCAAGTCCAGGTCCTGGAGCTGGGTCGGGCCACAACGAGGGAGCATTACGAAGACCTGTTGTCTTACCACGGACTTGAAACACATCCTGGGTTGGCTGTTTTCAGGTATGAGGCTCCAATTTATTACGCCAATCAGAGCTTGTTCAAAAAATCTCTCTACAAGTGTGTAGGACTTGACCCTGTGAAGGAGAAATCAATGCGCATAAAGTTCAAGAAGAAGagcaaacaacagaaagagGTCACTGGAtgctcaaatatgaattcaGATAAAGAGGATGCacataaagaagaagaaattgaaGCTACTGCCAATGTCACTTTGATGCTCAATGAAAAAGCCTCCCGCAGCTTGCACAGCATAGTGATAGACTGCAGTGCTGTCGTGTTTCTAGATACCGCTGGAGTGAACGCTCTGAAAGAGGTTCGAAGAGATTATGAAGAACTTGGGGTCAGGGTTGTTCTGGCTCACTGTAATATCTCAGTACTGGACATTCTGGACAGAGGGGGATATTACCCAGACAAAAAACAAGGGGGTACAGTAGACAACAAAATGATATTCTTTACCATTGCAGACGCTGTCCACTACACCCAAAGCCTCTCTGCTCCCAATGGAGATTGTGAcaccaaacaataa